A DNA window from Kitasatospora atroaurantiaca contains the following coding sequences:
- a CDS encoding pirin family protein, whose amino-acid sequence MSNLDLKPSPTRCGGEAGTGPVKELTTGRQVRLGESTEVRRLLPNLGRRMVGAWCFVDHYGPDDIADEPGMQVPPHPHMGLQTVSWLHEGEVLHRDSLGSLQTVRPYELGLMTSGRAIAHSEESPREHARLLHGAQLWVALPDAHRNTAPAFEHHAELPTVSASGLHATVIMGSLDGAASPGTAYTPLVGADLTLRQGASHRLPLEPGFEYAVLAMTGSVDVDGVRVEPGSMLYLGCGRRELPLLARTDSAVLLLGGEPFEEHIVMWWNFIGRSDEDIRQAREEWMTGARFGEVQGYDGARLAAPEVPQLPLKPRGRVR is encoded by the coding sequence GTGAGCAATCTCGACCTCAAGCCCTCCCCGACCCGCTGCGGCGGTGAGGCCGGCACCGGGCCGGTGAAGGAGCTGACGACCGGCCGTCAGGTGCGGCTGGGCGAATCCACCGAGGTGCGGCGCCTGCTGCCCAACCTCGGGCGGCGGATGGTCGGGGCCTGGTGCTTCGTCGACCACTACGGTCCGGACGACATCGCGGACGAGCCCGGCATGCAGGTGCCGCCGCACCCGCACATGGGTCTGCAGACCGTCAGCTGGCTGCACGAGGGCGAGGTGCTGCACCGCGACAGCCTCGGCAGCCTGCAGACCGTCCGGCCGTACGAGCTGGGCCTGATGACCTCGGGCCGGGCGATCGCGCACTCGGAGGAGTCCCCGCGCGAGCACGCCCGACTGCTGCACGGCGCGCAGCTCTGGGTTGCCCTGCCGGACGCCCACCGGAACACCGCGCCCGCCTTCGAGCACCACGCCGAACTGCCCACCGTCAGCGCGTCCGGCCTGCACGCCACCGTGATCATGGGCTCGCTGGACGGGGCGGCCTCGCCCGGGACGGCGTACACGCCGCTGGTGGGCGCTGATCTGACGCTCCGTCAAGGCGCGTCGCATCGCCTTCCGCTGGAGCCCGGCTTCGAGTACGCGGTGCTGGCGATGACCGGCAGCGTGGACGTGGACGGCGTCCGGGTGGAACCGGGCTCGATGCTCTACCTGGGCTGCGGGCGCCGCGAGTTGCCACTGCTGGCCCGGACGGACAGTGCCGTCCTGCTGCTGGGCGGCGAGCCGTTCGAGGAGCACATCGTGATGTGGTGGAACTTCATCGGACGATCCGACGAGGACATCAGGCAGGCGCGGGAGGAGTGGATGACCGGCGCCCGCTTCGGTGAGGTGCAGGGCTACGACGGGGCTCGACTGGCTGCTCCCGAGGTTCCCCAACTGCCCCTGAAGCCACGGGGACGGGTGCGCTGA
- the rpe gene encoding ribulose-phosphate 3-epimerase codes for MAQINPSILSADFARLAEEAEAVRGADWLHVDVMDNHFVPNLTLGIPVVESLARATDIPLDCHLMIEQADRWAPQYVEAGAGSVTFHAEAAAAPVRLAREIRAKGARASMALRPATPIEPYEDLLPELDMVLIMTVEPGFGGQAFLDIMLPKIRRTRELIDKHGLDLWLQVDGGVSATTIERCAEAGADVFVAGSAVYGAGDPAEAVRVLRAQAEAASAAAPWACAH; via the coding sequence ATGGCGCAGATCAACCCCAGCATCCTGTCCGCCGACTTCGCCCGCCTGGCCGAGGAGGCCGAGGCCGTTCGCGGCGCGGACTGGCTCCATGTGGACGTGATGGACAACCACTTCGTCCCCAACCTCACGCTGGGCATTCCGGTGGTCGAGTCCCTCGCCCGCGCCACCGACATCCCGCTCGACTGCCACCTGATGATCGAGCAGGCCGACCGCTGGGCCCCGCAGTACGTCGAGGCGGGCGCCGGCTCGGTCACCTTCCACGCCGAGGCGGCCGCAGCCCCCGTCCGGCTGGCGCGGGAGATCCGGGCGAAGGGTGCCCGCGCCTCGATGGCGCTGCGGCCCGCGACCCCCATCGAGCCGTACGAGGACCTGCTGCCCGAGCTCGACATGGTGCTGATCATGACGGTCGAGCCCGGCTTCGGAGGGCAGGCCTTCCTGGACATCATGCTGCCCAAGATCCGCCGCACCCGCGAGCTGATCGACAAGCACGGCCTGGACCTCTGGCTCCAGGTGGACGGCGGCGTCTCCGCCACGACCATCGAGCGCTGCGCCGAGGCCGGCGCCGACGTGTTCGTGGCCGGCTCGGCCGTCTACGGTGCGGGCGACCCGGCCGAAGCCGTACGCGTCCTGCGGGCCCAGGCCGAGGCCGCGTCGGCTGCCGCGCCGTGGGCCTGCGCGCACTGA
- a CDS encoding FtsX-like permease family protein has protein sequence MRAALRWIRADLRSHRLPALLVVLATAGTAAALLLAGALLDTVSGPWQRQFARADGVHVWIETRAEHTDTTLATLPGVTGVAGPYSTASAELTGRDGAPVTGPPLPLTLRAVGADPAGLSHPLQVTGGWLDPAHPDGVVLERSLAASSWVRAGDRITVRGTGGREHALTVLGTADSPDRARYPDRQPGLAWVLPGTLDLVQPDPDRLGRAVGLRLAHPADADYTAQRAVNALGGDQVTNVATWTDARDSHERESRPAGLLLGLCGLAALLAAALAIAGAAGGRIRARRGDIATLKALGFTPAGITRMFVLQHLLLASLGLLLGGLGALAAARLLPALTPEPGGSATPWTAWRDVLGTGPVAGLAALACLGTVAVASAVPALRAARVPAVPPAEGTPGEDRPPRAARLALLRHLPPALVLGVRGALRGRGRTALAAVRLAVPVVACILALTTWSTLDGLDRAATGGRDAAALSVRAAPAPDPLPAALSADPDVAAVHPGAEREALAPGQSSTVTLRALGTTDRPYPFDVVEGRPIRATNEAVAGQGALDLLGVKVGQWARVTTDGAPRILHVVGRIIEPDRGGRVVSVAMETLADANVPAPQPDFYAVALRPGADAHRVGAALAAAYPGRLDVRPTPSFAEPGTLRAAVAGLVALLALITLAELLTVASAALRAHRQDLALLRTIGLTPRQATALVVTRSAAVALLGVLLGAAVGVPLAVALIDGQGDATGIGAGLAHAPTPLALALLVVTAVAGASAATALPALRAAHEPPGDVLHRL, from the coding sequence GTGCGCGCCGCCCTCCGCTGGATACGCGCGGACCTCCGGTCCCACCGGCTGCCCGCCCTGCTCGTCGTCCTCGCCACCGCCGGCACCGCCGCCGCGCTGCTGCTGGCCGGCGCCCTGCTCGACACCGTGAGCGGGCCCTGGCAGCGCCAGTTCGCCCGCGCCGACGGCGTTCACGTCTGGATCGAGACCCGCGCCGAGCACACCGACACCACCCTCGCGACCCTTCCCGGCGTGACCGGCGTCGCCGGACCGTACTCGACCGCCTCCGCCGAGCTCACCGGCCGGGACGGCGCGCCCGTCACCGGCCCCCCGCTCCCGCTCACACTGCGCGCCGTCGGCGCCGACCCCGCCGGGCTCTCCCACCCGCTCCAGGTCACCGGCGGCTGGCTCGACCCCGCGCACCCCGACGGCGTCGTCCTGGAACGCTCGCTCGCGGCCTCCTCCTGGGTCCGCGCCGGCGACCGGATCACCGTCCGCGGCACCGGCGGCCGCGAACACGCGCTCACCGTCCTCGGCACCGCCGACAGCCCCGACCGCGCCCGCTACCCCGACCGGCAGCCCGGCCTCGCCTGGGTCCTGCCGGGCACCCTCGACCTCGTCCAGCCCGACCCCGACCGGCTCGGACGGGCCGTCGGCCTGCGGCTCGCCCACCCCGCGGACGCCGACTACACCGCCCAGCGCGCCGTCAACGCCCTTGGCGGCGACCAGGTCACCAACGTCGCCACCTGGACCGACGCCCGCGACTCCCACGAGCGCGAGAGCCGTCCGGCCGGCCTGCTGCTCGGCCTGTGCGGACTCGCCGCCCTGCTCGCGGCCGCCCTCGCCATCGCCGGCGCCGCCGGCGGCCGCATCCGGGCCCGCCGCGGCGACATCGCCACCCTCAAGGCTCTCGGCTTCACCCCCGCCGGCATCACCCGCATGTTCGTCCTCCAGCATCTCCTGCTGGCAAGCCTCGGCCTGCTCCTCGGCGGGCTCGGTGCCCTCGCCGCCGCTCGGCTGCTGCCCGCCCTCACCCCCGAACCCGGTGGCTCGGCCACTCCGTGGACGGCCTGGCGGGACGTCCTCGGCACCGGCCCGGTCGCCGGGCTCGCCGCCCTGGCCTGCCTCGGCACCGTCGCCGTCGCCTCCGCCGTACCCGCCCTGCGCGCCGCCCGCGTCCCGGCCGTCCCACCCGCCGAGGGAACCCCCGGCGAGGACCGGCCGCCACGCGCCGCCAGGCTCGCCCTGCTCCGCCACCTGCCGCCCGCCCTGGTCCTCGGCGTACGCGGCGCCCTGCGCGGGCGCGGCCGTACCGCACTGGCCGCCGTCCGGCTGGCCGTCCCGGTGGTCGCCTGCATCCTGGCGCTCACCACCTGGTCCACCCTCGACGGCCTCGACCGCGCGGCCACCGGCGGCCGCGACGCCGCCGCGCTGAGCGTCCGCGCCGCCCCCGCACCGGACCCGCTGCCCGCCGCACTCTCCGCCGACCCCGACGTCGCCGCCGTCCACCCCGGCGCCGAACGGGAAGCCCTCGCGCCCGGCCAGTCCAGCACCGTCACCCTGCGGGCGCTCGGCACCACCGACCGGCCGTACCCCTTCGACGTCGTCGAAGGGCGCCCGATCCGTGCCACCAACGAGGCCGTCGCAGGGCAGGGCGCGCTCGATCTGCTCGGCGTCAAGGTCGGCCAGTGGGCCCGGGTCACCACCGACGGCGCGCCGCGCATCCTCCACGTCGTCGGCCGGATCATCGAACCCGACCGCGGCGGACGCGTGGTCTCGGTCGCCATGGAGACCCTCGCCGACGCCAATGTCCCGGCCCCGCAGCCCGACTTCTACGCGGTCGCGCTGCGCCCGGGCGCCGACGCGCACCGCGTCGGCGCCGCCCTGGCGGCCGCCTACCCCGGGCGCCTGGACGTCCGGCCCACCCCGTCCTTCGCCGAACCCGGCACCCTGCGCGCCGCCGTGGCCGGGCTGGTCGCCCTGCTCGCGCTGATCACCCTCGCCGAACTGCTCACCGTCGCCTCCGCCGCCCTGCGCGCCCACCGCCAGGACCTCGCCCTGCTGCGCACCATCGGCCTCACCCCACGTCAGGCGACCGCACTGGTGGTGACCCGGTCCGCCGCCGTCGCCCTGCTCGGCGTGCTGCTGGGCGCGGCAGTGGGCGTCCCGCTCGCCGTCGCCCTGATCGACGGCCAGGGCGACGCCACCGGTATCGGCGCCGGCCTCGCCCACGCCCCCACCCCGCTCGCCCTCGCCCTGCTGGTCGTCACCGCAGTGGCGGGCGCCTCCGCGGCCACCGCCCTCCCCGCCCTCCGGGCCGCGCACGAACCGCCCGGGGACGTCCTGCACCGACTCTGA
- a CDS encoding SCO6745 family protein translates to MAELVHPARALWWLFEPVHALTYFSPEGRAAYEAAGLRGSWRGYFAGRSAPLGAVDAAPVVAAFFNFAPGMVERALPDVWGRATPEAALAARTAGAVATLERVLETVKPDLIERSVTLLERALDGLDCCGRVLASANAALPRPEGQLARLWHATTVLREHRGDGHVAALVAEGLDGCEALVIRCALDVRREVLQPYRGWTDEEWEAATARLTTRGWLNPDGTITPDGRSRHQALEAATDLAASRVWSAFRRSELDELAAALKPISTACRAELPQLNPIGLPTSS, encoded by the coding sequence ATGGCCGAGCTGGTGCATCCTGCCCGCGCACTGTGGTGGCTCTTCGAGCCGGTGCACGCTCTCACCTACTTCTCGCCCGAGGGCCGGGCGGCGTACGAGGCGGCCGGCCTGCGCGGCAGCTGGCGCGGCTACTTCGCCGGGCGGTCGGCTCCCCTCGGTGCCGTGGACGCCGCCCCCGTGGTCGCGGCCTTCTTCAACTTCGCGCCCGGCATGGTCGAGCGCGCGCTGCCCGACGTCTGGGGCCGCGCCACACCCGAGGCGGCCCTGGCCGCCCGTACCGCAGGCGCGGTGGCCACGCTGGAGCGCGTCCTCGAGACGGTCAAGCCCGACCTGATCGAACGGTCGGTGACCCTGCTGGAGCGGGCGCTCGACGGCCTGGACTGTTGCGGCCGTGTGCTGGCCTCCGCCAACGCGGCACTGCCGCGCCCCGAAGGACAGCTGGCCCGGCTCTGGCACGCGACCACCGTGCTGCGCGAGCACCGGGGCGACGGCCACGTCGCGGCGCTGGTCGCCGAGGGGCTGGACGGCTGCGAGGCCCTGGTGATCCGATGTGCGCTCGACGTCCGGCGTGAGGTGCTCCAGCCGTACCGGGGCTGGACGGACGAGGAGTGGGAGGCGGCCACCGCCCGCCTCACCACCCGCGGCTGGCTCAACCCGGACGGCACCATCACCCCCGACGGCCGCTCCCGCCACCAGGCCCTCGAGGCCGCCACCGACCTCGCCGCCTCCCGCGTCTGGTCCGCCTTCCGCCGCTCCGAACTCGACGAGCTCGCCGCCGCCCTCAAGCCCATCTCCACCGCCTGCCGCGCCGAACTCCCCCAGCTCAACCCGATCGGCCTCCCCACCAGCAGCTGA
- a CDS encoding alpha/beta hydrolase → MSAVSDDAPDVRSSRRSFLRALALTGLAGGGIGAAMVEDVLPGGPRLRRALGLTGPDGAVPAVAAGPVQNLQLRSAARGRAVQLIVMSPPGAEKSASLPVCVALHGRGAGARTMVELGLPQFLAAAVTAGAAPFRIVAVDGGDATYWHGRTPGDDPLAMLLDELPGRLGAQGLPAPTAALGISMGGSGALRYARALHGKLDAVAVLSPALFRSWADARTVDGFRDEADWREHEPLLHPDGPLAARLGVWCGTEDPFCPAARGLADRASEAHFPRGAHTDGFWRRVLPEAMAFLGGRVPDAP, encoded by the coding sequence GTGTCGGCAGTATCGGACGACGCGCCGGATGTACGGAGCAGCCGCCGCAGCTTCCTGCGGGCGCTCGCACTCACCGGCCTCGCCGGAGGCGGTATCGGGGCCGCGATGGTCGAGGACGTTCTGCCCGGCGGCCCCCGGCTGCGCCGCGCGCTCGGCCTGACCGGTCCGGACGGCGCGGTACCGGCCGTCGCAGCGGGACCGGTCCAGAACCTGCAGCTGCGGTCGGCCGCGCGCGGCCGCGCGGTGCAGCTGATCGTGATGTCCCCGCCCGGGGCGGAGAAGTCCGCGTCACTGCCGGTCTGCGTGGCGCTGCACGGCCGTGGTGCCGGTGCACGGACGATGGTCGAGCTGGGGCTTCCGCAGTTCCTGGCGGCCGCCGTCACCGCTGGGGCGGCGCCGTTCCGGATCGTCGCCGTGGACGGCGGCGACGCCACCTACTGGCACGGGCGCACCCCGGGCGACGACCCGCTGGCGATGCTGCTCGACGAACTGCCCGGCCGGCTCGGGGCACAGGGGCTGCCCGCGCCGACGGCTGCGCTGGGCATCTCGATGGGCGGCTCCGGTGCCCTGCGGTACGCCCGCGCCCTGCACGGGAAGCTGGACGCGGTCGCGGTGCTCAGCCCGGCCCTCTTCCGCTCCTGGGCGGATGCCCGGACGGTCGACGGTTTCCGCGACGAGGCCGACTGGCGCGAGCACGAGCCGCTGCTCCACCCGGACGGGCCGCTCGCCGCCCGGCTCGGCGTCTGGTGCGGCACCGAGGACCCGTTCTGCCCCGCCGCCCGGGGCCTGGCCGACCGGGCGTCCGAGGCCCACTTCCCGCGCGGCGCGCACACCGACGGCTTCTGGCGCCGGGTGCTGCCCGAGGCGATGGCCTTCCTCGGCGGGCGAGTACCTGACGCACCGTGA
- a CDS encoding M4 family metallopeptidase, with product MSPTSSSRRRTLTAGALAAVAALVAAGVQTGSANAVSVRDAAIAHAKTNVSRNAELFGFGAGQDLQVKDVIVDADGIQHVRFDRTYQGLPVIGGDLVVHQDARGRLKDSSRAKGHSPVVKSTVPSIPAKAGAAHALSAVPGISAATSVPQLVVWAADGTARLAWQTTVSGLGKQGQPSGKIVVTDATTGEEIEQLDAEHEATGTGHSEYTGDISISTTQQADGTFALIDPVRGHTTKDAHNLSSSSVKASSGTLYTDADNLWGDGKKFSTDRATAAVDAHANTAWTYDYYKNTFGRSGIKNDGRGATVFVHVGTNWDNAQWSDACFCMMTGDGNGTTDPEQVDLDTMGHEMTHGVTSATANLRYSGESGGLNEATSDIFGTMVEWYANNAVDTPDYLFSDQSTPPWLRRFDKPSLDGRSADCWSTKVGRLDVHNSSGVGNHWFYLASEGSGTKTINGFTYNSPTCNSSTVTGIGNQKVAAIWYRALTVYMTSTTTYKGARAASLSAASDLYGTGSAEYNAIAAAWSAVNVS from the coding sequence GTGAGCCCCACCTCCTCTTCGCGCCGCCGCACCCTCACGGCCGGCGCCCTGGCGGCCGTCGCCGCCCTTGTTGCCGCCGGAGTCCAGACCGGCTCCGCCAACGCCGTCTCGGTCCGCGACGCCGCGATAGCCCACGCCAAGACCAATGTCTCGCGCAACGCCGAGCTGTTCGGCTTCGGCGCGGGCCAGGACCTTCAGGTCAAGGACGTGATCGTCGACGCGGACGGCATCCAGCACGTGCGGTTCGACCGTACCTACCAGGGCCTGCCGGTCATCGGCGGTGACCTGGTGGTGCATCAGGACGCGCGCGGCAGACTCAAGGACTCCTCGCGGGCCAAGGGTCACAGCCCGGTCGTCAAGTCCACTGTCCCGAGCATCCCGGCCAAGGCCGGCGCGGCGCACGCGCTGAGCGCGGTGCCCGGCATCAGCGCGGCCACCTCCGTGCCCCAGCTGGTCGTCTGGGCGGCCGACGGCACGGCGCGCCTGGCCTGGCAGACCACCGTCAGCGGCCTCGGCAAGCAGGGTCAGCCGTCCGGCAAAATCGTCGTCACCGACGCCACCACCGGCGAGGAGATCGAGCAGCTCGACGCCGAGCACGAGGCGACCGGCACCGGCCACTCCGAGTACACCGGCGACATCTCCATCAGCACCACCCAGCAGGCCGACGGCACCTTCGCGCTGATCGACCCGGTCCGCGGCCACACCACCAAGGACGCGCACAACCTCTCGTCGAGCAGCGTCAAGGCGAGCTCCGGCACGCTGTACACCGACGCCGACAACCTCTGGGGCGACGGCAAGAAGTTCTCCACCGACCGCGCCACCGCCGCTGTCGACGCCCACGCCAACACCGCCTGGACGTACGACTACTACAAGAACACCTTCGGCCGGAGCGGCATCAAGAACGACGGCCGGGGCGCTACCGTCTTCGTCCACGTCGGCACCAACTGGGACAACGCCCAGTGGTCGGACGCCTGCTTCTGCATGATGACCGGCGACGGCAACGGCACCACCGACCCCGAGCAGGTCGACCTCGACACCATGGGCCACGAGATGACCCACGGTGTCACCAGCGCCACCGCCAACCTGCGCTACAGCGGCGAGTCCGGCGGCCTCAACGAGGCCACCAGCGACATCTTCGGCACCATGGTCGAGTGGTACGCCAACAACGCCGTCGACACCCCGGACTACCTGTTCAGCGACCAGTCCACCCCGCCGTGGCTGCGCCGCTTCGACAAGCCGTCGCTGGACGGCCGCTCGGCCGACTGCTGGTCCACCAAGGTGGGCCGGCTCGACGTGCACAACTCCTCGGGCGTCGGCAACCACTGGTTCTACCTGGCCAGCGAGGGCAGCGGCACGAAGACCATCAACGGCTTCACGTACAACAGCCCGACCTGCAACAGCTCCACGGTCACCGGCATCGGCAACCAGAAGGTGGCCGCCATCTGGTACCGGGCGCTGACCGTCTACATGACGTCCACCACCACCTACAAGGGCGCCAGGGCCGCCTCCCTGAGCGCCGCCAGTGACCTCTACGGCACCGGCAGCGCCGAGTACAACGCGATCGCCGCCGCCTGGAGCGCGGTCAACGTCAGCTGA
- a CDS encoding nucleotide disphospho-sugar-binding domain-containing protein, whose translation MRVLFAAPGAAGHLFPLIPTAQALRSAGHDVLLAGRQPVDILRATGLPVVEVGDGSTLRDAFQSAAARVAAQPDYVSGSRTEEETMRLASLGFAEHGQRALDSLHGLAEVWRPDLLVHAAFDAAAPLVAASLGIPAVVHNFGVMSGLSMADRLAAVLAEDYRARGLSGPGARTVLDVVPTSLGGDGTGWRVRYVPYNGGGTVPAELAARGPRRRVAVTLGTVLTDWDGVRAIARVIEQAAGIDADFLLAVGDADLAPLGTLPANVRPLPWVPLAQLLESADAVVHHGGSGTMLTAAAVGIPQLILPQGADHFTNADAAEGLGFALRAEDTAVDTELLDALLGDDRLRKGAAAVRAAMNALPTPAELVPRLEEFVRTS comes from the coding sequence GTGCGAGTCCTCTTTGCCGCGCCGGGCGCGGCCGGGCACCTCTTCCCTCTGATCCCCACCGCGCAGGCACTGCGCTCCGCCGGGCACGACGTTCTGCTCGCCGGGCGGCAGCCGGTCGACATCCTGCGGGCCACCGGCCTGCCGGTGGTCGAGGTCGGCGACGGCAGCACCCTGCGGGACGCGTTCCAGAGCGCGGCCGCACGCGTCGCCGCACAGCCCGACTACGTTTCCGGCTCCCGTACGGAGGAGGAGACGATGCGGCTGGCCTCGCTCGGCTTTGCGGAGCACGGCCAGCGGGCGCTCGACAGCCTGCACGGCCTAGCGGAGGTCTGGCGGCCCGACCTGCTCGTGCACGCGGCCTTCGACGCCGCCGCGCCGCTGGTGGCGGCCTCGCTCGGGATACCGGCGGTGGTGCACAACTTCGGTGTGATGTCCGGGCTTTCGATGGCCGACCGGCTGGCCGCGGTGCTCGCCGAGGACTACCGGGCTCGCGGGCTGTCGGGCCCCGGTGCGCGGACGGTGCTGGACGTCGTCCCGACCTCGCTCGGCGGCGACGGCACCGGGTGGCGGGTCCGCTACGTCCCGTACAACGGCGGCGGCACGGTACCGGCCGAGCTCGCCGCGCGCGGCCCGCGGCGGCGGGTCGCCGTCACCCTCGGCACCGTCCTCACCGACTGGGACGGCGTACGCGCCATCGCCCGGGTCATCGAGCAGGCCGCCGGGATCGACGCCGACTTCCTGCTGGCGGTCGGCGACGCCGACCTCGCGCCGCTGGGCACCCTGCCCGCCAACGTTCGGCCGCTGCCCTGGGTGCCGCTCGCCCAACTGTTGGAGTCTGCCGACGCGGTGGTGCACCACGGCGGATCGGGCACCATGCTCACCGCAGCCGCCGTCGGCATCCCGCAGCTGATCCTCCCGCAGGGCGCGGACCACTTCACCAATGCGGACGCCGCCGAGGGGCTGGGCTTCGCTCTCCGCGCCGAGGACACCGCCGTGGACACCGAACTGCTCGACGCCCTCCTCGGCGACGACCGGCTCCGCAAGGGCGCCGCCGCGGTACGGGCCGCGATGAACGCCCTGCCGACCCCCGCCGAGCTCGTCCCGCGCCTCGAGGAGTTCGTCCGGACCAGCTGA
- a CDS encoding RNA polymerase sigma factor: MEMQQQPGPEVVAAARAGDGPALDLLVAGYLPLVYNIVGRAMDGHADVDDVVQETMMRAVDALPTLRDPERFRPWLVAIAVRQVRDRWRARRPGELVGGLDAAGEAADPGADFADLAILRLGLSGQRREAAEATRWLDDEERELISLWWLEAAGELTRAELAAACGLSPQHAAVRVQRVKARLETARAVVRALLIRPRCEELAGLTTPWDGRPGALWRKRLARHVRDCPTCLMRGADLIPVEGLLAGLALVPVPAVLTGAVLAGAGGGAAGHGGVGVAAKGSFKGSAKGLGWLARRLAAKPVAVVAAGAVAVGASTAVAYAWPGEAGPSAVPQVAGVTAAEVPPVSASPSPSPSPSPSPTPSPSPTPSPSKGRPSTSPSVGGPVYGGTVDAPDTAPAVTALPRALPVRPEGTPLSVTGKWEEPFKGSLGGRYLMFYRGDHVTITGQGYFQVRWEVAYFNRTGELRMPPWTGLKGKLFHVASGGGRRMSDTVPGATDLPHTWMGRPDKGYDTIPAGAQQMWQNEFYYLDGTVTLYNIERGADYNLSVTPVTRTQVLADINTGPSTNTALGRVRYGLVRDTGGDGAPVPQYLTRTEPSDPATVAQQSTVG; the protein is encoded by the coding sequence ATGGAAATGCAGCAGCAGCCGGGCCCCGAGGTGGTGGCGGCCGCCCGGGCGGGCGACGGGCCGGCGCTGGACCTGCTGGTGGCGGGGTATCTGCCGCTGGTCTACAACATCGTCGGGCGGGCGATGGACGGTCATGCCGACGTGGACGACGTGGTGCAGGAGACCATGATGCGGGCCGTGGACGCGCTGCCGACCTTGCGCGATCCCGAGCGGTTCCGGCCCTGGCTGGTCGCCATCGCGGTTCGGCAGGTACGGGACCGGTGGCGTGCGCGCCGGCCCGGAGAACTCGTCGGCGGGCTGGACGCGGCCGGCGAGGCCGCCGACCCCGGAGCGGACTTCGCCGACCTGGCGATCCTGCGGCTCGGGCTGTCCGGTCAGCGACGGGAGGCGGCGGAGGCCACCCGCTGGCTGGACGACGAGGAGCGTGAGCTGATCTCGCTCTGGTGGCTCGAGGCCGCCGGTGAGCTCACCCGGGCCGAGTTGGCCGCCGCCTGTGGGCTGAGCCCGCAGCACGCGGCCGTACGGGTCCAGCGGGTCAAGGCGCGCTTGGAGACCGCGCGGGCGGTGGTCCGGGCCCTTCTCATCCGTCCGCGGTGCGAGGAGTTGGCCGGGCTGACGACTCCGTGGGACGGCCGCCCGGGCGCGCTGTGGCGCAAGCGGCTGGCCCGGCACGTGCGGGACTGCCCGACGTGCCTGATGCGCGGGGCGGACCTGATCCCGGTCGAGGGCCTGCTGGCGGGGCTGGCGCTCGTCCCGGTGCCGGCCGTGCTCACCGGCGCGGTGCTGGCGGGGGCCGGAGGCGGGGCGGCGGGGCATGGTGGCGTCGGCGTGGCCGCCAAGGGGTCATTCAAGGGGTCTGCCAAGGGGTTGGGCTGGCTCGCCCGTCGGCTGGCGGCCAAGCCGGTCGCGGTGGTGGCGGCCGGAGCGGTGGCGGTCGGTGCCAGTACGGCGGTGGCGTACGCCTGGCCGGGCGAGGCCGGGCCGTCGGCGGTGCCGCAGGTCGCCGGCGTGACCGCCGCCGAGGTTCCGCCCGTCTCGGCGTCACCAAGCCCTTCGCCCTCGCCCTCGCCCTCGCCGACTCCCTCGCCCTCGCCGACTCCCTCTCCTTCGAAGGGCCGGCCGTCCACCTCACCCTCCGTCGGCGGGCCGGTGTACGGCGGGACCGTCGACGCCCCGGACACCGCCCCCGCCGTGACCGCGCTGCCCAGGGCACTGCCCGTACGCCCCGAGGGGACGCCGCTCTCCGTCACCGGCAAGTGGGAGGAGCCGTTCAAGGGCTCGCTCGGCGGCAGGTACCTGATGTTCTACCGGGGCGACCACGTCACCATCACCGGCCAGGGCTATTTCCAGGTCCGGTGGGAGGTCGCGTACTTCAACCGCACCGGCGAGCTGCGGATGCCGCCCTGGACCGGACTGAAGGGCAAGCTGTTCCACGTGGCCTCGGGCGGCGGCCGCCGGATGTCCGACACCGTGCCGGGCGCCACCGACCTGCCGCACACGTGGATGGGCCGGCCGGACAAGGGCTACGACACGATCCCCGCCGGTGCCCAGCAGATGTGGCAGAACGAGTTCTACTACCTCGACGGCACGGTGACCCTGTACAACATCGAGCGCGGCGCCGACTACAACCTGAGCGTCACCCCCGTGACCCGCACCCAGGTACTGGCCGACATCAACACCGGGCCGAGCACCAACACCGCTCTCGGGCGCGTCCGTTACGGCCTGGTCCGGGACACCGGGGGAGACGGCGCCCCGGTGCCGCAGTACCTGACCCGGACCGAGCCCTCCGACCCGGCCACGGTGGCGCAGCAGTCGACGGTGGGCTGA